A region from the Actinoplanes sp. OR16 genome encodes:
- a CDS encoding Na+/H+ antiporter subunit A: MLLLLFLHAVAALSAPLLVRLGGNRVLYGLALVPACTLLYAFFGDVGPEVYPWVPQLGVDLAFQMGPLARLLLAIVGGIGAIVLVYSARYFASRDGDLGRFAGTLLAFAASMTGLVLADDLIVLYVFWELTTVFSYLLIGHRPEQVAARRAAMQALVVTTAGGLAMLVGFVMLGEHAGTYRWSEISAGGLPSGGYLITAAVLILAGALSKSAIFPFSFWLPAAMAAPTPASAYLHAASMVKAGVFLIGLLGPAFGDVTAWRAITVAGGLVTMLLGGWQAMRQNDLKLVLAYGTVSQLGLLTVAFGAGTRAAALAGAMLLLSHALFKAALFLVVGVIDKTAGTRDLRELSGLGRRMPVLAGAAALAVASMAGIPPLAGFVGKEAAFAAFEQDGLILLTLVAGSGLTVAYGLRFVWGAFAEKPGVTVTAPAAPGPLFLAPAVLLAALSLVAGLYSARLGHFLEPWAAAFGGPEYHLGLWHGLGLPVLLSVAVLAIGLWVWFGLARRAPWPEQRFPSAESVYRRIMAAVDRAAVEVTGATQRGSLPFSLGSILVVMIVIGAVTLGLGAPWPAGVRLWDSPLQLVAGAVVAASALLAARARRRMTAMILVGVGGYGVAVLFILHGAPDLALTQFLVETATIVMFLLVLRRLPAFFSARPLVGSKVVRNLVAVASGLVAAGMAYAAVSGRQAVPISVDFPDLAVSYGGGTNIVNVALVDIRAWDTMGEISVLVVAATGVASLIFRRDGALRRRVPSSSSLPDAGAGWLRAGDTPEARRQSIILQVVARLLFHTIVLFSIYLLFSGHNAPGGGFAGGLVAGLALTTRYLAGGKPELNAAAPVDAGLVLGAGLLTAVTTGMVAMIAGGEVLQSALVDVHLPLFGHVHFATSMAFDVGVYLIVVGLVLEILRSLGAELDRQHEDSSFEEPAPAAEREKELV, encoded by the coding sequence GTGCTTCTTCTCCTCTTCCTGCACGCCGTCGCTGCCCTCTCCGCGCCGCTGTTGGTGCGGCTGGGCGGCAATCGTGTGCTGTACGGGCTTGCGCTGGTTCCAGCCTGCACCCTTTTATACGCATTTTTCGGAGATGTTGGCCCGGAAGTGTATCCCTGGGTTCCCCAGCTCGGCGTCGACCTGGCGTTCCAGATGGGTCCGCTCGCGCGGCTTCTCCTGGCGATCGTCGGCGGGATCGGCGCGATCGTCCTGGTCTACAGTGCTCGCTACTTCGCTTCCCGCGACGGCGATCTCGGACGATTCGCGGGCACCCTGCTCGCCTTCGCCGCCTCGATGACCGGACTCGTCCTCGCCGACGACCTCATCGTGCTCTACGTCTTCTGGGAGCTCACGACGGTCTTCTCGTACCTGCTGATCGGGCACCGCCCGGAGCAGGTCGCGGCCCGCCGCGCGGCGATGCAGGCGCTCGTCGTGACCACCGCGGGCGGGCTCGCCATGCTGGTCGGGTTCGTGATGCTCGGCGAGCACGCCGGCACCTACCGCTGGTCGGAGATCTCCGCGGGCGGGCTGCCGTCCGGCGGCTACCTGATCACCGCGGCGGTGCTGATCCTGGCCGGCGCGCTCTCCAAGTCGGCGATCTTCCCGTTCAGCTTCTGGTTGCCGGCCGCGATGGCCGCTCCCACGCCGGCGTCGGCGTACCTGCACGCCGCTTCGATGGTGAAGGCGGGCGTCTTCCTGATCGGCCTGCTCGGCCCGGCGTTCGGCGACGTCACCGCGTGGCGGGCGATCACCGTGGCCGGCGGCCTGGTCACGATGCTGCTCGGCGGCTGGCAGGCGATGCGGCAGAACGACCTCAAGCTGGTCCTCGCGTACGGGACGGTCAGCCAGCTCGGTCTGCTGACCGTCGCGTTCGGCGCCGGCACCCGGGCGGCCGCTCTGGCCGGCGCGATGCTGCTGCTGTCGCACGCGCTCTTCAAGGCCGCGCTCTTCCTGGTGGTCGGCGTGATCGACAAGACGGCCGGCACTCGCGACCTACGCGAACTGAGCGGTCTCGGTCGCCGCATGCCGGTCCTCGCGGGTGCGGCAGCGCTCGCCGTGGCGTCGATGGCCGGCATCCCGCCGCTCGCCGGCTTCGTCGGCAAGGAGGCCGCCTTCGCGGCCTTCGAACAGGACGGCCTGATTCTTCTCACCCTGGTCGCCGGGTCCGGCTTGACTGTCGCGTACGGCCTGAGGTTCGTGTGGGGCGCCTTCGCCGAGAAGCCCGGGGTGACCGTGACGGCGCCCGCCGCCCCCGGCCCGCTGTTCCTCGCACCGGCCGTGCTGCTGGCGGCCCTCTCGCTGGTCGCCGGCCTGTACTCGGCCCGCCTCGGTCACTTCCTCGAACCGTGGGCCGCGGCGTTCGGCGGACCCGAGTACCACCTCGGGCTCTGGCACGGTCTCGGCCTGCCGGTGCTGCTCTCGGTGGCGGTCCTCGCGATCGGCCTCTGGGTCTGGTTCGGCCTCGCCCGCCGCGCGCCCTGGCCGGAGCAGCGCTTCCCGTCCGCCGAGTCGGTCTACCGGCGGATCATGGCGGCCGTCGACCGGGCGGCCGTCGAGGTGACCGGCGCGACCCAGCGCGGCTCGCTGCCGTTCAGCCTCGGCTCGATCCTCGTCGTCATGATCGTCATCGGTGCGGTGACGCTCGGCCTCGGCGCGCCCTGGCCGGCCGGCGTGCGCCTCTGGGACAGCCCGCTGCAGCTCGTCGCCGGCGCCGTGGTGGCCGCGTCAGCGCTGCTCGCGGCCCGGGCCCGGCGGCGGATGACCGCGATGATCCTGGTCGGCGTCGGCGGGTACGGCGTGGCAGTCCTGTTCATCCTGCACGGCGCCCCCGACCTGGCACTCACCCAGTTCCTCGTCGAGACCGCCACGATCGTGATGTTCCTGCTGGTGCTGCGCCGGCTCCCGGCGTTCTTCTCAGCGCGCCCGCTGGTCGGCAGCAAGGTCGTGCGCAACCTGGTTGCGGTGGCGAGCGGGCTGGTGGCGGCCGGGATGGCGTACGCGGCGGTCAGTGGCAGGCAGGCCGTCCCGATCTCGGTCGACTTCCCCGACCTGGCCGTCTCCTACGGCGGCGGGACGAACATCGTCAACGTCGCGCTGGTCGACATCCGGGCCTGGGACACCATGGGCGAGATCTCGGTGCTCGTGGTGGCGGCGACCGGCGTGGCCAGCCTGATCTTCCGCCGGGACGGCGCGCTGCGGCGGCGTGTGCCGTCCTCCTCGTCGCTGCCCGACGCCGGGGCCGGCTGGCTGCGGGCCGGGGACACGCCGGAGGCCCGCCGCCAGTCGATCATCCTGCAGGTGGTGGCGCGGCTGCTGTTCCACACGATCGTGCTGTTCTCGATCTACCTGCTCTTCTCCGGGCACAACGCTCCCGGTGGCGGCTTCGCCGGTGGACTGGTCGCCGGGCTCGCCCTGACCACCCGCTATCTCGCGGGCGGCAAGCCGGAGCTGAACGCGGCTGCGCCCGTCGACGCCGGACTGGTGCTCGGCGCGGGACTGCTCACCGCCGTGACCACCGGGATGGTCGCCATGATCGCCGGCGGGGAGGTGCTGCAGAGCGCGCTGGTCGACGTACATCTGCCGCTCTTCGGTCATGTGCATTTCGCGACCTCGATGGCGTTCGACGTCGGTGTCTATCTGATCGTGGTCGGCCTGGTCCTGGAGATCCTGCGGTCGCTCGGCGCGGAGCTGGACCG
- a CDS encoding GerMN domain-containing protein: MLKRLSLACVFLVASCGIPAQDEPHEVTLPRDGQNTATAGPAPGGEVAEVLCLVRDGRLVQTVRRVSSVPTPQKQLDDLTAGPTTAERGLGLTTALAGMSLSARDSGDGVTVEVTEAEDAGSARSDEVLAYAQIVCTLTARADVASVSFTQGGEPLQVPRADGSLTDRPLRGWDYSSLIAPA; encoded by the coding sequence GTGCTGAAGCGTCTCTCCCTCGCCTGCGTGTTCCTGGTCGCGAGCTGCGGAATCCCGGCCCAGGACGAACCGCACGAGGTCACCCTGCCCCGGGACGGGCAGAACACCGCGACGGCCGGTCCGGCGCCCGGCGGTGAGGTCGCCGAGGTGCTCTGCCTGGTCCGCGACGGCCGTCTCGTGCAGACGGTCCGCCGGGTCAGTTCGGTGCCGACCCCGCAGAAGCAGCTCGACGACCTGACCGCCGGCCCGACCACCGCCGAGCGCGGCCTCGGGCTGACGACGGCGCTCGCCGGGATGTCGCTGTCGGCGCGGGACTCCGGTGACGGCGTGACGGTCGAGGTGACCGAGGCGGAGGATGCCGGCAGCGCCCGCAGCGACGAGGTCCTCGCGTACGCACAGATCGTCTGCACGCTCACCGCCCGGGCCGACGTTGCGTCGGTGTCGTTCACTCAGGGGGGAGAGCCGCTGCAGGTCCCGCGCGCCGACGGGTCGCTCACCGATCGTCCACTGCGGGGATGGGACTACAGCTCGCTGATCGCCCCTGCCTAA